The following nucleotide sequence is from Acyrthosiphon pisum isolate AL4f chromosome A2, pea_aphid_22Mar2018_4r6ur, whole genome shotgun sequence.
AATGACCAACAGTAAGCAGCAACtctaagaaaacaaaaataatgacatttacATAACATATACTTGGAAAAGAACACATTTTTGATGATAAGCTATTTCTTTGATAATGATAAAAGCCAGGTTTAAATActtagttttaagtttttaaaaactaattataagtTGCATAAAATCTATGagtacataattattcattactaTATTTGCTACAAAATGGGGTGCTAATTCTGTATGCTCTACTGAAAAGTGTCGTAGTCGGTATGTGCTCTACAGTCTACATAAGTTGTTTTGActaggttttattttatatttatattttttataatgattctTTACAGACAAGTGTCTGAGTCAGTATAATCTACAGATGTCATAcgtcgttttattttatattcattcaaAAACGATTATTCAAGATCTGAATGTCTTCTAACATGGCGAGAAAATGGTCCGGACTGTCTTGACGGTTAAGTTGCCAGTAATAGTGATCAAGATGAGACTGCAAATGATTAAGAGGAACACCCCtcattttcttcaataatttaatttttgcgtCCAACCATGACCTCTCAATGTTTTGAGTGTGGGGTCCTATATTTGCATCGACATATGAGATTTAGTGATTTACCATCTGGTGTAAAATACCTCGGCTTGTGAGACACCTATATGCAGCCCATTCATCAGAATGAATTTCTGATCCTGCCTCGCATTCACGTTTAATTATTGGTAGAAGTGTTTCTCGATCACGTCgatgaacataaaaataacagaaatcatttccatatttttaaaccaaatacccagtatattatagtcataacgAACAACCTTAGTGAGCGTTATGTGACGActgtaataaaagtaaaaccaacagcaatacaatttaaagtaaaGATAGTTAGAGATTATCAAGATTAGTAACAGTTGAAAGAAATAccctaccatattatataaaaccgaAGCAGATAATGCATATACAGTAATTTTATTGCAGTCCAATATCCGCGTACAGAACGTAGACCGAGTGTAGAACGCCAAAACCGGTAGAGCGCATACCGAATTAGCACCCAAAATTGTACGATAATTTAGATTATATGTTACTGATAAGGTACTTTAAGGAAATTAACCTATACAGTAGGCAGTGGtgactaaatattaatactgaGGTAAGAAAAGTTCTCATCAAGCAAGCAATGAACaaacaatttaagaaataaaatccTAGTGGGTACCCCTACATTACGATAAATTGACactagctataataatataacttgtaCAACACTTTTACCATTTCTGGCATCCATCTAACAATACcgaaataacatatttacaaaaataatttaatttgataagaCAACTTGATAATTGAAATAGTTGccatactattaaatataaggACTTACTCAGCCACTTGTGACATTTTTTGATTAGCTGTTGCCCCATAAAACAGACTGGGTcgtgcataaaataataaatatacaaagaGGGGACCGGCATATTCGGCCATAAATACAGTAGACCATCCAATTTGAGGGCCTAAGTCTTTAACATAAAGTTTTGATCCATTTTTTAatcctagaaaaaaaaattaaatacctattaatacaatttgttacttcttaaaatattacagctattatttaaacagtatttattatctactgaaaaagaaaattattaaaaagtttactAAATGAATACTTATTTCTgacaaaaactttaaataattgatattaaaaatataagaatacaatttaaacttcATCTACATTTAACTTTTCCATACTAGATTAATACTTACCTAAATCTTTAACTTTGTCAGTATCCTTTAAACTTTTTCCTCTAGCTTCAAGTCTGATAGATTGTCTGTCTGGATATAAAGCAGACTTTACTTTGCTAATGCTTTTCTTAATATCACTAATCTGAGAAGCATCTGTaacctgaaaaaataaaaaatatttaaaatgttacaaagATAATATCTCTTCGTCGACAAGCATTAAATACCTTGGAGTGCTATAGATAAACAAGAAcccatgcattttttttttaaattacacaaaattatcagaaatttaaaatggGTATCATGCTTTGTGCACTataccaattttataataatattattttgttttttaaaatttgttttttttaaattaatacatataaataattttgattttaaaatacatatacatacataatttcatttttaaaatttggtaagaTAGATTTGGAGATtccattgaaaaaaatgattagagTTCACacaagtatacctaaataattaaattaaaattttcctaATTTTACGGCAGACCAGTCTTCAGTAGAACATATTTTGCGGTAGAGCAAAAATGGCATGATAGCAATTAATTAATTGGTAAACCTCTCTTAGTTATTCTCTTCTTCTTCACAAATAATTCTTTTGTAACCTGTGCTGTGCcataacacataaataaaatataagtgttcTAAATTTCCAATGtaacattttaagaataatatcaaATGAAACTTCACTCAACATGGATTTCAAGTTTTTCCATTCAAACCTTATATTCAAATACCATCAATCAACTTCTTCAAGCAATTCAAAAacagaacaatattatcatctaaaCGACAAGCCCACTTTTCGTTGGATCAAACAAcatgttcttatattataataaaacaaatataatatatatatataaaatataattactaatgttaatagtaataaggtaatataatatattgtagtacctatatcacaatgagtattattattatattacattttgacctttaatttaactaataataactaaattgttATCCTTGTTTGTAATTAGAAATGAAATTATCTTGTGttcaataatgttaaaaaattaacttcctTAAGTTTAGATGTTTTTCAAGAAAACTTTTACATGAAGCTTAAATTTGGGAATTTATTAGACTCATATAAATAtccattttcatatattttgtttagttcCAAAAATGGGTATGAAATAAAaccactaaaattaaaaactgaaatttgggttttaaaaatgtaatttaaagaattttgattgtagattaaaaataatatttattcttcacttttattgatgaattttaacAAGTGTAGGTACTTTAGTGTAAAATtactgatatttaaataaaaaaactcataggaattcaagttaaaatatcatattcatatgATGAATGATAATGAATgtgattttgaacttttagaAAGTTATTAATCATTCATAAttgataggtacata
It contains:
- the LOC100160468 gene encoding trans-2,3-enoyl-CoA reductase-like (The RefSeq protein has 1 frameshift compared to this genomic sequence), with translation MEIEIVTTTDKNIGKIKVTDASQISDIKKSISKVKSALYPDRQSIRLEARGKSLKDTDKVKDLGLKNGSKLYVKDLGPQIGWSTVFMAEYAGPLFVYLLFYARPSLFYGATANQKMSQVAEVAAYCWSFHYTKRVLETLFVHRFSHNTMPIMNLFKNCTYYWGFTAFVHTLLTIHCILHRVQFNFTLVLVLLSFVN